TTGGGCTTGAACTCTTAACCTAAGGTCTAGGAGAACTAGCCTTTATCCACTAAATATGGCACTAGTGGGgattgaacttgggtctccaAATAGAACCCAAGTCTTTTCAACCACTAGACCACATAGTGAACACTTGGGTCTCTAAATCATAACTAGGCAAATTTGTTAAAGTAGTCACTTGACTTTCAATGTTTTCCATTATTTCCAATCAAGTCACCAATTGAGAAAGATGTATTTTGTTATAGTACTCACCATTCTTGGACAGCTACTATTTGATGTCAACAACTTGTGCAATATTTGGTGGATAAAGACATGATAAGCCAACGGTACGTAAATCCAAATGAACAACGCCATTTCGAATAAAAGTCAACACCGTTAATAGAATCAGTAAAACCGAAACAAAAAAGTCAACAACGTATAAATGTCACCGGGTACTACACACATACAATATGACTTAATACAACCATCAAAGCGGATAAATACTAAACCATGGTTCAACTTTCACAATATTTGTTCTCAAGTAAGATGGTATTCTACAATGTCAAAGAGAAGTATTTCTTGATtacaaaagcaaaaaaaaaaaaaaaaaagaatgatgaAATAGACTTTTCTTACCAAATCCTCATGGAGATAACTCAAGTTGAACAACAACCTCTCTTTGTGTTTGCACCTGAATCACCGACGTTAATGGTGGTTCCTTGCCCAGGTAAAGCACTAGCACCACCGCCATTTGCTTCTTGTGCCGCCAATGCTTTCTTGCTAATTATATGATATATTTGTGTTAAAACCGTTTGAAATGCTTTTTCAACATTATACGCTTCAAGTGCTGATGTTTCAAGAAACGAAAGGCCTTCTTTTTCAGCTAAAGATTGGCCATCTTGTTCAGCCACGGCTCTAAGGTGGCTCAGATCTGATTTGTTTCCAGCCATCATGATCACAATGTTCGAGTCTGCGTGGTCTCTTAGCTCACGTAACCACCTTTGGACATTGTCAAAGGTTTGACTTTTGGTGATGTCGTACACCAGAAGGGCACCAACTG
This genomic stretch from Helianthus annuus cultivar XRQ/B chromosome 8, HanXRQr2.0-SUNRISE, whole genome shotgun sequence harbors:
- the LOC110873898 gene encoding ras-related protein Rab2BV, translating into MASRVDHEYDYLFKIVLIGDSGVGKSNILSRFTRNEFCLESKSTIGVEFATRTLQVDGKTIKAQIWDTAGQERYRAITSAYYRGAVGALLVYDITKSQTFDNVQRWLRELRDHADSNIVIMMAGNKSDLSHLRAVAEQDGQSLAEKEGLSFLETSALEAYNVEKAFQTVLTQIYHIISKKALAAQEANGGGASALPGQGTTINVGDSGANTKRGCCST